A DNA window from Vanacampus margaritifer isolate UIUO_Vmar chromosome 19, RoL_Vmar_1.0, whole genome shotgun sequence contains the following coding sequences:
- the ism2b gene encoding isthmin-2 isoform X2, whose amino-acid sequence MRQEVVRRFHMSLVMLSMLLLSLATGFPSRHRNAAHKGHGHPIHSGGIQYDPDALEKQNQVQSVPDPHSHQRKWTHPQHRSVGVLPQPEPEEETKPFILDLKNFPDLANADLNSQNPNIQVTIEVVDDPQMEVEMDLAKDNDWIPSSSSSPSSSVEWLGGKKLFWPLFWSYTDSGEDSNSRSTVDEEEEEDYSLYGSEEPSLSGVGGDWGSYWNEGWDPVQTYYEKETDEWTPWSPCSVTCGPGEKKRTKSCGYSCTLTEASKCDLEPCPGEINTVVEPFPFDMENGTEPFGTDVDSCEKWLNCKSDFLQRYLRQVFLELPSCPCTFPSEVAYTVVSIYDDPHGRTFRWRDASGPKERLDIYKPSARGCIRSALSGDSSTLAAQHCCYDDRGRLITRGKGAGMPNLISTEFSPELHFKVDVLPWILCKGDWSRFHAVRPPNNGLTCAENPHEDVFMNELEEAREY is encoded by the exons ATGCGCCAGGAGGTGGTGAGGAGATTTCACATGTCGCTTGTCATGTTGTCCATGCTGCTGCTTAGCTTGGCCACGGGATTCCCAAGCAGACACAGAAATGCTGCTCACAAG GGTCACGGCCACCCAATTCACAGTGGCGGGATCCAGTATGACCCCGATGCCTTGGAGAAGCAGAACCAGGTGCAAAGTGTGCCGGATCCCCACAGCCATCAGAGAAAGTGGACCCACCCTCAGCACCGCTCTGTTGGAGTACTTCCTCAGCCGGAACCCGAGGAGGAGACCAAGCCCTTCATCCTGGATTTGAAGAACTTCCCGGACTTGGCTAATGCTGATTTGAACTCTCAGAACCCCAACATACAG GTCACCATTGAGGTGGTGGATGACCCTCAAATGGAGGTGGAGATGGACCTGGCCAAGGACAACGACTGGATAccgtcctcttcctcctctccctcttccTCAGTCGAATGGCTGGGAGGGAAGAAGCTTTTCTGGCCTCTTTTCTGGAGTTACACCGACTCCGGCGAGGACAGCAACAGCCGCTCCACCGtagacgaggaagaggaggaagattaTTCTCTCTACGGCAGCGAGGAGCCCTCACTCAGCGGAGTGGGGGGCGATTGGGGTAGTTACTGGAACGAAGGCTGGGATCCAGTGCAGACCTACTATG AGAAGGAGACCGACGAGTGGACTCCGTGGTCCCCTTGTTCGGTCACGTGCGGACCCGGCGAGAAGAAGAGGACAAAGTCCTGCGGCTACTCTTGCACGCTGACCGAAGCTTCAAAGTGTGACCTGGAGCCGTGTCCTG GTGAAATCAACACTGTGGTGGAGCCTTTTCCTTTCGACATGGAGAATGGCACCGAGCCATTTGGAACAG ATGTGGACAGCTGCGAAAAGTGGCTGAACTGCAAGAGTGACTTCCTCCAGAGGTACCTCCGCCAGGTGTTCTTGGAGCTACCCAGCTGCCCTTGCACCTTCCCCTCCGAAGTGGCCTACACGGTGGTCAGCATCTACGACGACCCTCACGGTCGGACGTTCCGATGGCGCGACGCCAGCGGCCCCAAGGAGCGCCTCGACATCTACAAGCCGTCGGCCCGCGGCTGCATCCGCTCGGCGCTCTCCGGCGACTCGTCCACGCTGGCGGCGCAGCACTGCTGCTACGACGACCGCGGCCGGCTCATCACGAGGGGGAAAGGCGCCGGCATGCCCAACCTGATCAGCACCGAGTTCTCGCCGGAGCTGCACTTCAAAGTGGACGTGCTGCCCTGGATCCTGTGCAAGGGAGACTGGAGCCGCTTCCATGCCGTGCGGCCGCCAAATAACGGGCTGACGTGTGCGGAGAACCCCCATGAAGATGTGTTCATGAATGAATTAGAGGAGGCCAGGGAGTACTGA
- the ism2b gene encoding isthmin-2 isoform X1 gives MRQEVVRRFHMSLVMLSMLLLSLATGFPSRHRNAAHKGHGHPIHSGGIQYDPDALEKQNQVQSVPDPHSHQRKWTHPQHRSVGVLPQPEPEEETKPFILDLKNFPDLANADLNSQNPNIQVTIEVVDDPQMEVEMDLAKDNDWIPSSSSSPSSSVEWLGGKKLFWPLFWSYTDSGEDSNSRSTVDEEEEEDYSLYGSEEPSLSGVGGDWGSYWNEGWDPVQTYYAEKETDEWTPWSPCSVTCGPGEKKRTKSCGYSCTLTEASKCDLEPCPGEINTVVEPFPFDMENGTEPFGTDVDSCEKWLNCKSDFLQRYLRQVFLELPSCPCTFPSEVAYTVVSIYDDPHGRTFRWRDASGPKERLDIYKPSARGCIRSALSGDSSTLAAQHCCYDDRGRLITRGKGAGMPNLISTEFSPELHFKVDVLPWILCKGDWSRFHAVRPPNNGLTCAENPHEDVFMNELEEAREY, from the exons ATGCGCCAGGAGGTGGTGAGGAGATTTCACATGTCGCTTGTCATGTTGTCCATGCTGCTGCTTAGCTTGGCCACGGGATTCCCAAGCAGACACAGAAATGCTGCTCACAAG GGTCACGGCCACCCAATTCACAGTGGCGGGATCCAGTATGACCCCGATGCCTTGGAGAAGCAGAACCAGGTGCAAAGTGTGCCGGATCCCCACAGCCATCAGAGAAAGTGGACCCACCCTCAGCACCGCTCTGTTGGAGTACTTCCTCAGCCGGAACCCGAGGAGGAGACCAAGCCCTTCATCCTGGATTTGAAGAACTTCCCGGACTTGGCTAATGCTGATTTGAACTCTCAGAACCCCAACATACAG GTCACCATTGAGGTGGTGGATGACCCTCAAATGGAGGTGGAGATGGACCTGGCCAAGGACAACGACTGGATAccgtcctcttcctcctctccctcttccTCAGTCGAATGGCTGGGAGGGAAGAAGCTTTTCTGGCCTCTTTTCTGGAGTTACACCGACTCCGGCGAGGACAGCAACAGCCGCTCCACCGtagacgaggaagaggaggaagattaTTCTCTCTACGGCAGCGAGGAGCCCTCACTCAGCGGAGTGGGGGGCGATTGGGGTAGTTACTGGAACGAAGGCTGGGATCCAGTGCAGACCTACTATG CAGAGAAGGAGACCGACGAGTGGACTCCGTGGTCCCCTTGTTCGGTCACGTGCGGACCCGGCGAGAAGAAGAGGACAAAGTCCTGCGGCTACTCTTGCACGCTGACCGAAGCTTCAAAGTGTGACCTGGAGCCGTGTCCTG GTGAAATCAACACTGTGGTGGAGCCTTTTCCTTTCGACATGGAGAATGGCACCGAGCCATTTGGAACAG ATGTGGACAGCTGCGAAAAGTGGCTGAACTGCAAGAGTGACTTCCTCCAGAGGTACCTCCGCCAGGTGTTCTTGGAGCTACCCAGCTGCCCTTGCACCTTCCCCTCCGAAGTGGCCTACACGGTGGTCAGCATCTACGACGACCCTCACGGTCGGACGTTCCGATGGCGCGACGCCAGCGGCCCCAAGGAGCGCCTCGACATCTACAAGCCGTCGGCCCGCGGCTGCATCCGCTCGGCGCTCTCCGGCGACTCGTCCACGCTGGCGGCGCAGCACTGCTGCTACGACGACCGCGGCCGGCTCATCACGAGGGGGAAAGGCGCCGGCATGCCCAACCTGATCAGCACCGAGTTCTCGCCGGAGCTGCACTTCAAAGTGGACGTGCTGCCCTGGATCCTGTGCAAGGGAGACTGGAGCCGCTTCCATGCCGTGCGGCCGCCAAATAACGGGCTGACGTGTGCGGAGAACCCCCATGAAGATGTGTTCATGAATGAATTAGAGGAGGCCAGGGAGTACTGA